CATGTGCATCGCCGCTGAGGGAGAGCCTGTGTTAGAATTTGGATTGCGAAGGGCTCAGGGAGTGGATGGGGCCTTAACAGCAAGCCGTGCCGCTTACATTGGAGGATGCGAGTCCACCTCGAATTTGCTGGCCGGAAAGTTGTTTGGAATTCCTGTCAAAGGGACCCATTCTCATAGCTGGGTGATGGCATTTGGAGATGAACTAGAGGCTTTTCAAACGTATGCAAGGTGTCTTCCTGGTAATTGTGTATTCTTGGTAGATACCTATGACTCAATCGAAGGTGTGAAAAAGGCGATAGAAGTTGGAAAATGGCTAAGAGCCCAAGGAAAAAAGCTTTTGGGTATTCGATTGGATTCAGGAGATTTAGCCTATTTAAGTATTTTAAGTCGCCGATTATTAGATGAGGCAGGATTCACAGAAACCCCAATTTTTGCAAGCAACGAGCTTGACGAAACAGTGATTGCAGAATTAAAACGTCAAGGTGCCCAAATTTCTGTCTGGGGAGTCGGGACAAACTTGGTGACTGCAAAGGGGCAGCCGGCATTGGATGGCGTTTACAAACTTTCTGCTATCCGAGATCCAGGTAAAAATTGGGATTATAAATTAAAGCTTTCTGAGCAAATGATGAAAGTTTCCAATCCTGGCATTTTACAAGTGCGACGCTATAGTAAAGCGCAAGAAAATATGGCGGATGTGATCTATGATATTCACTCAGATATGAGTAAAAAATGCTATATGATTGATCCTTTTGACCCGACACGTCAGAGAATTTTAAGCCCTAATCTTCCCTATGAAGATTTGCTCATTCCAATTTTTCAAGAGGGTAAGCAGGTATACGAATCCCCATCGCTTGGAGAAATCCGGAAAAGAACGCAGAGCCAGCTTTTAAAGTTTCCTGTGGGAGTTAAGCGTTTTCTTAATCCTCATCAATATGCCGTGGGAATGGAAAAAACTTTGTACGAAAAAAAGGTTCATCTCATTCAAACGATCCGCTCTGCAATGTCTCGTGACTTTTTAATTTCGGCTGATGAGAAAAATAGCCACTCAAACGGGGCTCCGTGAACGCTTTACTGATTGTGGATGTTCAAAACGATTTTTTGCCAGGGGGAGCCTTAGCTGTTAAAGAGGGAGATCAAATTATTCCCTTCGTTAACCAGCTTATCCAATTGCCTTTTAACACCATTGTGGCTACCCAAGATTGGCACCCCCACGATCATCTAAGCTTTGCTGTCTATCACCATAAGCCGGTAGGTGAACATATCAAGCTTTTAGGTATCGACCAAATTCTTTGGCCGGTACACTGCGTACAAGGGACAAGAGGAGCTTGTTTTCCTGATTCTTTGGCTTCTCATTCGTTTATGCGCATTTTTTATAAAGGAACCGACAGATCAATTGATAGCTATAGCGCTTTTTTTGATAATGGGCATTGCAAAAGCACTGGTTTAGAAACTTATCTTAAAGAAAGAGGCGTTCAAAAACTTTATATCGCTGGGTTGGCAACCGATTATTGCATAAAATATACTGCCTTAGATGCTAAAAATTTAGGTTTTCAAGTGTATGTTATAGCGGATGCTTGCAGGGCAGTTAATCTCCGGCAGGGGGATGAAGAGATGGCTTTTAGAGAAATGCACGATGCGGGGATTAGAATGCTAAAATTTTCAGAAATTAACTTATCGCATTAGAGGCCTTATGACTGTAAAAATTTATTCCTATCAAAAATGCTCGACATGCCAAAAAGCTCTTAAATTTTTGGATCATGCTCAGATTGCCTACCAGGTCTTTCCAATTCGGGAACAACCTCCGACTTCAGCCGAGCTTAAGCAAGCTTTGGATTATGTTCAGGGCGATTTAAAAAAGCTTTTAAATACTTCCGGCGAAGAGTACCGCCGATTAAATTTAAAGGAGCGGTTAAGTTCCATGTCTCACGAGGAAGTTTTTGAATTGCTATCGCATAACGGCATGTTGGTAAAACGCCCTTTTGTTTTAGGGGAAAATTTTATTTTACTAGGTTTTAAAGAAGACGCTTGGAAAGCCAAACTTTTGTAGGTTGTCATGTCATGTTTTCCTGACCCCATTATGCTTCCCGACTCGGTGTTTCAATCGAGAGCTAAGCGCAATCGAGAACTCCTGAGAGCAGCAAAGTGGGGGATTGCTATCCGTTTCAGCATTATTTTGTTTGAGGTTTTCGGCTTTCTTCTTTTTGGAAGTGCCGCCTTGATGATGGATGCACTTTCTAGCCTCGTGGATATAGCTGCAACCTTATTTCTTGTCTTCTTTATTAGATTAGCTGAAAAACCGCCTGATCGCAACCATCCTTTTGGGCACGGACGCTATGAGCCCTTAGCTGGCTTGCAATTGGGAATGTCTATGATTTTGATTGGCGGAGGCATGTTAATACGGGAAATCACCCAACTTGCCCAACCTAGCCCCTTAGAAAACACTATGAGTCGCTGGGCATGGTTAATTCCGTTTTTGGCTGTGATTCTTTTAGAAATTTGTTACCGTTTGGTGATTCGTATTGCAGCAAAAGAAAACAGCCCTGCTTTAGCCGCAGATGCGGCACATTATCGCATGGATGGCATGACGAGCTTTATTGCAACAATTGCCTTGATTATCGCTGCGTACTTCCCCGACTGGGCTTGGAGCATCGATAAATTAGGCGCTATCATGATTGCTGGATTTATGGTGGTCATCGGCGTTTTTGCTGCTCGGGACAACATGCACCAGCTTTTGGATCGGGTTCCAAGCTCAGATTTTTTTAAACGGGTGCGCCTATCTGCTTTGAAGGTTAACGGAGTAAGGGAAACAGAAAAAATTCGGATTCAACTTTATGGGCCCGACGCACAGGTGCGGATCGACATAGAAGTAGATCCTCAACTTTCTGTAGAAGACGCCCACAAAATTAGCCAGGAAGTGCGCGCCGAGATTCAAAGAGATTGGCCTGCTGTCAGGGATGTGATTGTGCATATTGAGCCCTTTTATCCCAATGACCATGCAAGCACTTTGTAAAAAGCAAGCTGCTTTCTTAATTTAGAAGATTTTTCACTAAATTGTTTTGGTTCATTATACTTGTTGAATCGAACCACAGGCGCCATACACACTTTGCAAAAACTGGATGTGCAATTTCCCCTTTGTTATCTCCATTAACTTCTAAAGTAATGATATTGCCAGGAAGCCAGCGCAGGATATGCACATCCCCTTTTTTGATCCCCGTTGTATAAAAGGAGAGGTATTTTTTAATTAAAGGCTCTATCCTTTGGTATTCTTCAGCGGGCACAACCTTCTGGAAACCTGCCAGAAAAGCTTTTTGAGTAGTTTTAAAATCTGTTTCATAGAGCCATTTAATAGTAAATTGCTTGATTTTACCATCTTTTACCAGTTCGTCTAAAGCAGCTGCCCGCTTCATTTTAAGGGGATTATGTAAGTAATAGCCGATGGCATAAAGGTTGAGAAAAAATTTAGTTCGAATAGCTGCTCCAGCCAAATCGAGGATAACTTCAGAGCCGTTGTTTTCAAATTGCACTTCTGCGGGAAACGTGAAGCCTGAAGCAGATTCTACGCTATTTGCCATACTTAAATTTATTAACGCTAAGAAAAGGGTTCCTAAAGCAAAGCTCATGAATCTTTTCATAATAGCCTTCTCCACATAGTTAGGAGCGGCATAGAACATCCCCAGAAAAATTTTTAGAAGCCAGGAATAGGTAAAACTTTAAAATAAAAAGTTAGAGAAAGAGCTTTTTTTATACGATATTTTTTGCTCTTTTCCACCCAAAATTTCAACCAGCCGCACTCTTTCCTTTAACATTTCCTTTACCATGGGGGAATTTAAGAGGTTTTGGCGAAGCCGTTTTTTCTCTTCTTTCTCTTTTAAAACTTTGTGGTAGCC
This genomic interval from Parachlamydia sp. AcF125 contains the following:
- a CDS encoding nicotinate phosphoribosyltransferase; protein product: MKTDTSSRHIYNQSMSLLTDLYQLTMGYGYWKAGLDNKEAVFHLFFRRPPFQGGFTIAAGLAYVIDYLANFHFDSSDLQYLASLKNPDDGPLFEEKFFDYLATLRFNCSLDAVPEGTVVFPYEPLIRVQGPLIMCQLLEGPLLNLINFSSLIATKAARMCIAAEGEPVLEFGLRRAQGVDGALTASRAAYIGGCESTSNLLAGKLFGIPVKGTHSHSWVMAFGDELEAFQTYARCLPGNCVFLVDTYDSIEGVKKAIEVGKWLRAQGKKLLGIRLDSGDLAYLSILSRRLLDEAGFTETPIFASNELDETVIAELKRQGAQISVWGVGTNLVTAKGQPALDGVYKLSAIRDPGKNWDYKLKLSEQMMKVSNPGILQVRRYSKAQENMADVIYDIHSDMSKKCYMIDPFDPTRQRILSPNLPYEDLLIPIFQEGKQVYESPSLGEIRKRTQSQLLKFPVGVKRFLNPHQYAVGMEKTLYEKKVHLIQTIRSAMSRDFLISADEKNSHSNGAP
- the pncA gene encoding bifunctional nicotinamidase/pyrazinamidase, giving the protein MNALLIVDVQNDFLPGGALAVKEGDQIIPFVNQLIQLPFNTIVATQDWHPHDHLSFAVYHHKPVGEHIKLLGIDQILWPVHCVQGTRGACFPDSLASHSFMRIFYKGTDRSIDSYSAFFDNGHCKSTGLETYLKERGVQKLYIAGLATDYCIKYTALDAKNLGFQVYVIADACRAVNLRQGDEEMAFREMHDAGIRMLKFSEINLSH
- a CDS encoding arsenate reductase family protein; translated protein: MTVKIYSYQKCSTCQKALKFLDHAQIAYQVFPIREQPPTSAELKQALDYVQGDLKKLLNTSGEEYRRLNLKERLSSMSHEEVFELLSHNGMLVKRPFVLGENFILLGFKEDAWKAKLL
- a CDS encoding cation diffusion facilitator family transporter — protein: MSCFPDPIMLPDSVFQSRAKRNRELLRAAKWGIAIRFSIILFEVFGFLLFGSAALMMDALSSLVDIAATLFLVFFIRLAEKPPDRNHPFGHGRYEPLAGLQLGMSMILIGGGMLIREITQLAQPSPLENTMSRWAWLIPFLAVILLEICYRLVIRIAAKENSPALAADAAHYRMDGMTSFIATIALIIAAYFPDWAWSIDKLGAIMIAGFMVVIGVFAARDNMHQLLDRVPSSDFFKRVRLSALKVNGVRETEKIRIQLYGPDAQVRIDIEVDPQLSVEDAHKISQEVRAEIQRDWPAVRDVIVHIEPFYPNDHASTL
- a CDS encoding chalcone isomerase family protein, producing the protein MKRFMSFALGTLFLALINLSMANSVESASGFTFPAEVQFENNGSEVILDLAGAAIRTKFFLNLYAIGYYLHNPLKMKRAAALDELVKDGKIKQFTIKWLYETDFKTTQKAFLAGFQKVVPAEEYQRIEPLIKKYLSFYTTGIKKGDVHILRWLPGNIITLEVNGDNKGEIAHPVFAKCVWRLWFDSTSIMNQNNLVKNLLN